Part of the Denticeps clupeoides chromosome 3, fDenClu1.1, whole genome shotgun sequence genome, ACCCACAGACCCACTTACCCAAGCAGATTTATCACAGAACTGTAATTAACTCCCCAACAGCTACAAGTCCTCAACCCACCCAGGGACCCGGCAACCTAAATTAACCCCTGAACccaaatctctctctctttctctctctctctcaaaaaaaaaagaataataagtataaaaaaaaaaaaaaaaaacagttagaGCTTTGTTGAATTGAAAAGTGGGCGTGGCGGCGGTGACGTCACCTGCACGACTCGCATGTCCAGGCCGGTCTCGGACGACAGCTGCTCCCGCACGTGGCGCGCCGGTTTCGGCGAGTTGTTGTACGCGTTCTTCAGCGTCTCCAGCTGCTTCGCCGTGATGGTGGTCCGCGGCCGCTTCGCCGTCGAGTCCGCctctgcgcgcacacacacacacacacacacacgccggtTCACACACCTCAATTCGCTCATTAGCAGGAGGGTAATTAATGGAAGATGGCAGTTATCGATCAGGGGGGGCGGGTCACGTGTTTATGGGTGACCCGCCGCACCGCCGGGGTCAAGTTCACGCTTcggagtccaaaaaaaaaagaaaagaaacgaaTGTAAAGAAACGACGCGTTGTCATTCATTTGCTGAAATGTGGTGatttaattgatttttatttgaacCTAAAGAATGTTTTAAGCTTtggaatgtttttattttatacagaattattttcaggatGATGGTTTTAGGGCAGGACGAAATGTGGACTTTCGTTTTCTAAACGAAACTAggttgtgaatattttttatattctttataatatattctttaaaaatgattattaatagCAACAATGATCATCGACGTTATTTGAAATATACATTTGAATAGTAATATTCCATAATCCTTGTTGCCGTTATTACGATATTATTGGTTATTATCGGAACTCACCTCTCTGCTTGGCCGTCTCGTAGTCCGCCTTGCACACCAGCCGGCTGTCCTCCATCAGGTAGTACTCGTCCCCCGTCGCCAGCTGCCGCTTGCACACGATGCAGGCGAAGCAGTGCAGGTGGTACACGAAGTCCTGCGCCCTGCGCACCACCTGCGTGGGCGGGATGCCCTGCTGACACGCGGCGCATTTGGTCCCAAATCTCCTTTTGGGGAAGGAAGGGGGTCGAGGTGAGACGCGGGACGGCgggtgtgggtttttttttttttacaccgaaATGAGACTCACTTGAAGAAGTCCTCCTTGCAGTAGACGCTGTCGCCGCGCGTAAAGCACTTCTCGGCCAGCTGGGACTGGCAGTCGCTGCATTTCAGGCATTTGCTGTGCCAGTGGCGGTCCAGCACCTTCAGGATGAAGCGGTCCACGATGTGCTGACTGCAGCCCGCGCACACTGGGATGTCTGGTGTGGGtcccacaaaaaaaagatatcatcatcatcatcataataataaacaattaaaaacaatccAATCTTTCATAAggaataatatatattttacacgATCaactcctgaaaaaaaaacgtaatattTCTTCATTATGCCAGCAATTTGTGCTCATTTCGATCAGTTTTATAAAATTAAAGTTCCCAGGATGCAGCTGGCTACGCCACGTCCTACAGAAAAAAGAGATCTAACATTAAATCTGcgtgaaaaaaatgcaaacaaaaaaataacaacgtGACAAGTAGATGCTGAAAAAAGCCgtttcatgataaaaaaaaaacctttttaattCAACGCATTCCGCGTTTAACAACTTACTCTGTTTCGCGCCGCAATACAACAACAGCAGTaataattttaatgtattaaactGCTGTTACAGTTATTATTATGTaagcagggtgtgtgagagacttTGTCTGGTTAAAAATTAAGCGCAAAAGCGTGTCCAAGTGTCCAATGACCAACGCACACGTTGCGTGGAATAAAATCGTCCTCAATTATTCATTCGCGGGCGAGACCACCTCACACGACACATTATTCCAtccaataaacacacaaacataaataaataatcaaacaaacaaataaacaaagacataaataaacagtataTCTTAAtaccgccccccccccacaataAAAAAACCCGTAATGACAAGGTACTCATAAAATATCGAAGAGCATCTCATGCCGACGTGTTCTGATTGTTTACATCACTAATACATTATAAATGAAGAATAATAACCGATATTAGAAGTCGCGAGCAGACGTCATCGCGCGGTTTCCTCCTCCCTATAAACTTTGGGTTTAAAGCCACGACAGGAAATAGAAGGACGGTGCTCCCGACATTCGTTTTCGGCCTCGATCCACGGCGTTACACGGCGCGACGGAGGAAGGCGTCCCGAAGCAGGGTTTCCCGGAAATGCGCGTTCAGCTTCCTCACGGAAACcgggaaacagaaaaaaaaaacctatccAGCCGTACCCGGTCCTCCGTCTTTAATATCGTCGTCTCGACGCTTTTTTCGTCTGTTGGTGACGTTCATCTCGAACGATCGTTCGTACCTCTGCGCAGCCCGTCGCTCCGGGTCAGCAGCGCGAACAGCATCTCCGCGTTACTCGGCGCGCCTTTTGGAGAGCTCCGTTCCTTACGCGCGTCCATCGCTCATCTCCagaacgccccccccccccctccaccccaccccgccccaACCTTCCACGGCAGGCGCGGCGCTGGCACCCACGGAGCGCGACCCGAGCACCCGGACCCGGCCGAGGACAGTCGGTGTGCGGCTGCGCGTTACCGTGGCGACCGGACCGGTAAAGCGCGCGCGAGGCGGGTTACCGTCGCCCACGTACGAAGACCGAACCCTGGAGCGCGTACAGacacaagcagaaaaaaaaaaaaaactaaaacctaACCTGCACCAAAAAGCAGTACAGTAATAAAGTACCAAAAGTAGGTCCAACCTAATACTAgactcttcatttatttaaactggCATTAAATACACTTTTTATGGCATTCATAACAATGTTATTACGGATactacaaataataattttaccaTTTCGACTATTTCtaactttaaaataaatttctactactactacaaccataataatataacaaatgttattattatcattaataataataataataataataataataataacacaattaccactaacaataacaataataaaaaataataaaaatgtttagaatACACAAATGTGTAATAACTATACAACAACTGCGTCTCctgtttattattatagttattctttatttttattttacattatttttttattattggtgcCGCTG contains:
- the lhx3 gene encoding LIM/homeobox protein Lhx3 isoform X1 gives rise to the protein MDARKERSSPKGAPSNAEMLFALLTRSDGLRRDIPVCAGCSQHIVDRFILKVLDRHWHSKCLKCSDCQSQLAEKCFTRGDSVYCKEDFFKRFGTKCAACQQGIPPTQVVRRAQDFVYHLHCFACIVCKRQLATGDEYYLMEDSRLVCKADYETAKQREADSTAKRPRTTITAKQLETLKNAYNNSPKPARHVREQLSSETGLDMRVVQVWFQNRRAKEKRLKKDAGRQRWGQYFRNMKRARGSSKSDKDSIQEEGMDSDAEVSFTDEPPLSEISHSNGIYSGLNETSPAMGRQGGGHAPFPLDQGVIHSQEAYHDVRSSSPYGLPQSPGSMQALPRHQPLISSLVYPDSALSMVGQGGPPSMAQGVRMMGGGNGPSSDLSTGSSGGYPDFPASPASWLDEVDHAQF